One region of uncultured Methanolobus sp. genomic DNA includes:
- a CDS encoding ISH3 family transposase, with translation MSLLSFNSSPHSKVELRPKKCIDSVLKPLTDNIDIKINGSLTCKDLFYASICMSIENSSIHSMSKHYQDIPCETSTRYHLRKLNLEELVRINNKILLQGPINTLKTDKEYEFAIDFTNDPYYGGTDSSNENYVIRGQAKKSTNSFYSYISLSIINKNERFTISVLPVEKSETKINYLAYFVDLIGNLDLKIKVLCLDREFSSVDVFEFLQNKDIPHITPVVKKGNVIKRLLIGRKARDSQYVMKNPQKKEVRLNIVIDVKYMKGKRNKKGCENLGFVVYGLNWKPRKISTVYRRRFAIESSYRMRNIVKPRTSTRNVTFRYFFTLVSFLLRNTWLLIQKKHFTIVKRGPQTIDEDRFRFDRFILFVEEWFRRNLRVQLVVRCLR, from the coding sequence ATGTCATTACTATCATTCAATTCAAGCCCTCATTCTAAAGTTGAATTAAGACCGAAAAAATGCATTGACTCTGTCTTAAAACCGCTTACAGATAATATTGATATCAAAATCAATGGTTCTCTTACCTGTAAAGACCTATTTTATGCTTCAATATGTATGTCCATAGAGAATAGTTCAATCCACTCTATGTCAAAACACTATCAAGATATCCCTTGTGAAACATCTACAAGATATCATCTCAGGAAACTGAATCTTGAAGAGCTTGTTCGAATAAATAATAAAATCCTGCTTCAAGGTCCTATTAATACTCTGAAAACGGATAAGGAATATGAGTTTGCTATCGATTTCACAAATGATCCTTACTATGGAGGAACTGATTCATCCAATGAAAACTACGTCATACGTGGACAGGCAAAAAAATCTACAAACTCTTTCTATTCATATATTTCATTGTCCATCATAAACAAGAATGAGAGGTTCACTATATCCGTTCTTCCTGTAGAAAAAAGTGAAACAAAGATCAATTACCTCGCTTATTTCGTTGATCTGATAGGGAACCTTGATCTTAAGATCAAGGTTCTTTGTTTGGACAGAGAGTTTAGCTCTGTTGATGTCTTTGAGTTCTTACAGAACAAAGACATTCCTCATATTACTCCTGTAGTTAAAAAAGGAAACGTGATCAAACGACTACTTATTGGTAGAAAGGCAAGGGATTCGCAATATGTTATGAAGAATCCTCAGAAGAAAGAGGTTCGGCTAAATATCGTTATTGATGTCAAGTACATGAAAGGTAAAAGGAATAAAAAAGGATGCGAAAACCTTGGTTTTGTTGTTTATGGGCTCAACTGGAAGCCCCGGAAGATTAGCACGGTCTATAGAAGAAGGTTTGCAATCGAATCGTCTTACAGGATGAGGAATATAGTCAAACCCAGAACATCGACAAGGAACGTTACTTTCAGGTACTTTTTTACATTGGTATCGTTCCTGCTTAGAAATACATGGCTACTAATTCAGAAAAAGCATTTTACGATTGTAAAACGAGGTCCTCAAACAATTGATGAGGATAGGTTCAGGTTTGACAGATTTATCCTGTTTGTTGAGGAATGGTTTAGAAGAAACTTAAGGGTTCAATTGGTAGTGCGGTGTTTGAGGTAG
- a CDS encoding glycosyltransferase encodes MVTAIPLTVYFIYIIAALTSKSKTPIPLENYPLISIVIPAYNEESSIADRLNNLADIYPKDKMEIIVSNDGSEDKTAEVARKAIDNNYLQGKVITYPRSGVNKAINRGINESSNDIVVITGADGLFDEKTIPDLLSVLLSSPDIGAVSGDLIPIAKGESVFSNSEAAYRSIYGKICTWESKVHSTYCFNGPVVAFKKEASSILNTRRGADDASMALSVIKKGYRCQYVPSAKFYEYVPDKFYEQRRQKIRRSTRLLEATFFNRDVLSASCGKFKTIVFPLRILMFFVVPTMFFLSIILWTAVLALINPLYGLGLIALIILIVISGSLKPNILSSFIIYQAYLFLGLFNMLRDVHIWEPTERVKI; translated from the coding sequence ATGGTAACTGCAATTCCTCTTACAGTGTACTTCATATATATTATTGCAGCTTTAACTTCTAAATCAAAAACGCCAATTCCTCTGGAAAATTATCCTCTAATAAGTATCGTAATCCCTGCTTATAATGAAGAAAGTTCAATTGCAGATCGCCTGAACAATCTGGCAGACATCTATCCGAAAGATAAAATGGAAATTATCGTTTCTAACGATGGGTCTGAAGATAAAACCGCCGAGGTTGCCAGGAAAGCTATTGACAACAATTATCTTCAGGGAAAAGTCATAACTTATCCCAGAAGTGGTGTAAACAAGGCAATAAATCGTGGGATTAACGAATCATCAAATGATATTGTAGTTATTACAGGAGCTGATGGACTATTTGATGAAAAAACAATTCCTGATTTACTTTCAGTACTACTCAGCAGCCCGGATATAGGCGCAGTTTCAGGAGATTTAATTCCTATTGCCAAAGGTGAGTCGGTTTTTTCAAACTCTGAGGCCGCTTACCGTTCGATTTATGGAAAAATCTGCACATGGGAAAGCAAGGTCCACTCCACTTATTGTTTTAATGGACCTGTGGTTGCATTTAAAAAAGAAGCCTCTTCAATCCTTAACACACGCAGAGGAGCAGATGATGCCAGTATGGCATTGTCAGTTATCAAAAAAGGATATAGGTGTCAGTATGTTCCATCTGCAAAGTTCTATGAATATGTTCCTGATAAATTCTATGAACAAAGAAGACAAAAAATACGCAGGTCTACAAGGCTTCTTGAAGCAACATTCTTTAACAGGGATGTGCTTTCAGCAAGCTGTGGAAAATTCAAGACAATTGTGTTCCCTTTAAGAATACTGATGTTCTTTGTAGTCCCAACAATGTTTTTCCTGTCAATTATTTTATGGACAGCAGTCCTTGCTCTGATTAATCCTCTATATGGTCTGGGATTAATAGCTTTAATCATTTTAATTGTCATTTCAGGCAGTCTAAAACCCAATATTTTATCTTCCTTCATAATTTATCAGGCTTATCTATTTCTGGGTTTATTCAATATGTTGCGGGATGTTCACATATGGGAACCCACTGAAAGAGTAAAAATATGA
- a CDS encoding DapH/DapD/GlmU-related protein — protein sequence MFNYNVKICTDSIIQDYVEIGSYPEKAEEVSIGHNSVIRSHTVIYGGNKIGNRFQTGHGVLIRENNIIGDNVSVGSHSVVERENTIGNNVRIHSNCFIPEFVIIEDDVWIGPSTTILNVLHPPCPRFEDCAKSVRLCKGAKIGGHVTIGPRVTIGENSLIGMGSVVTKDIPANVLAYGNPARVICYLDKMKCEAGYFETPYEWIE from the coding sequence ATGTTTAACTACAACGTAAAAATATGTACAGATTCTATTATTCAGGACTATGTTGAAATCGGTAGCTATCCAGAAAAGGCAGAAGAGGTCTCTATCGGACATAATTCTGTCATTAGATCTCATACTGTCATATACGGTGGAAACAAAATAGGCAACAGGTTTCAGACAGGGCACGGAGTCCTTATCCGTGAAAATAACATTATTGGTGATAATGTAAGTGTAGGTTCACATTCTGTTGTTGAGCGTGAAAACACTATTGGCAACAATGTGAGGATTCATTCCAATTGTTTTATTCCTGAGTTTGTAATTATCGAAGATGATGTATGGATAGGTCCTTCAACTACAATACTTAATGTTCTCCACCCTCCATGCCCCCGCTTTGAGGATTGTGCAAAAAGTGTGCGTTTATGCAAAGGGGCTAAAATCGGAGGGCATGTAACTATAGGGCCCAGAGTGACAATTGGGGAAAACAGCCTTATTGGAATGGGTTCTGTTGTCACTAAGGATATTCCTGCAAATGTGCTTGCTTATGGTAATCCTGCAAGGGTCATATGCTATTTAGATAAAATGAAGTGTGAAGCAGGATATTTTGAAACACCTTATGAATGGATTGAATGA
- a CDS encoding DegT/DnrJ/EryC1/StrS family aminotransferase, with translation MQINLSEMYVDSEIKKVVTDVLDSRRYIKGNQLRLFEEEFSSFCGADYGIGVSSGTSAMLLTMMGLEVGQDDEVIVPSHTFIASASPAKFMGATPVYVDIDPLTYTLDPEKLEAAITSRTKAIIVVHLYGHPADMDRIMSIAKKYEIPVIEDACQSHAAEYKGRKTGSLADMAIFSFFPSKNMTVAGDGGMVVTSDEELAKKMSMLRDHGRTDKYLHEMLGLNLRLSEMPASVGRIQLKHLHEWTEARRKAAARYRSLLNGVVETPSEKEWAKHAYYVYTIQTENRDDLQQHLNENGVSTGLYYPVPVHRQPCMQAEDCVLPVTDACVEKILSLPMHPQLTEEQIEYIADRIKEWKK, from the coding sequence ATGCAAATCAATCTAAGTGAAATGTACGTGGATTCCGAGATTAAAAAAGTGGTAACTGATGTTCTTGATAGCAGGCGATATATCAAAGGTAATCAGCTTCGACTTTTTGAAGAGGAGTTTTCCTCTTTTTGTGGTGCAGACTATGGGATTGGTGTTAGTTCCGGTACTTCTGCCATGCTCCTTACGATGATGGGTTTAGAAGTTGGGCAAGATGATGAGGTTATTGTGCCTTCGCATACATTCATTGCATCGGCAAGTCCTGCAAAGTTCATGGGAGCAACACCGGTTTATGTCGACATTGATCCTCTGACTTACACGCTGGATCCGGAAAAACTTGAAGCTGCAATCACCAGCAGGACAAAGGCAATAATTGTCGTCCATCTCTATGGTCATCCTGCAGACATGGACAGGATTATGTCGATTGCCAAAAAATATGAAATTCCTGTAATTGAAGATGCCTGTCAGTCACACGCTGCGGAATACAAGGGCAGAAAAACAGGTTCGCTCGCTGATATGGCTATATTCAGCTTTTTCCCATCAAAAAACATGACGGTAGCAGGTGACGGCGGAATGGTCGTGACATCCGATGAAGAGTTGGCAAAGAAAATGTCTATGCTACGTGACCATGGCAGAACAGACAAATATCTTCATGAAATGCTTGGGTTAAACCTTAGATTAAGCGAAATGCCTGCATCCGTAGGGAGAATTCAATTAAAACATCTGCATGAATGGACTGAAGCCAGAAGAAAAGCCGCAGCAAGATATAGGTCCCTTCTTAATGGTGTTGTTGAGACCCCTTCAGAGAAAGAATGGGCTAAACATGCTTATTACGTTTACACGATTCAGACTGAAAACAGAGATGATTTACAACAACATCTGAATGAAAACGGTGTTAGTACAGGTCTTTATTACCCTGTTCCTGTTCACAGGCAGCCATGTATGCAGGCAGAAGATTGTGTTTTGCCTGTTACGGATGCATGCGTTGAGAAAATATTGTCTCTTCCTATGCATCCGCAACTAACAGAAGAGCAGATCGAATATATTGCAGACAGGATAAAGGAGTGGAAAAAATGA
- a CDS encoding Gfo/Idh/MocA family oxidoreductase — translation MTGIGVIGTGYWGKNHVRTYSELVSDGFLERVVICDINEKRAKELSQAFNIDYLTDHQALIDDSDIDAVSIVTPSPTHYQLAKEFMNAGKDVLVEKPMTMDIDEAKELVRISEETGQILMVGHIFRHHPAVKELKHRINIGELGSIRLISSNRLSFGAPRKDMGVVYALGIHEVDMFCYLMDKDYPESILADTRCTLQQDIEETAMISMDFGAATAYAFESWLMPASGKQRDLIVVGSEKVAKIDYLKPQELQMFDIRIAEKDFDGKTNFSVENEGSYTIPIPYAEPLREELKNFIDCIRSRDNPLSNGLIGMRAVEMAESALESAKKGCKIPLSN, via the coding sequence ATGACAGGAATAGGGGTAATCGGAACTGGTTACTGGGGTAAAAACCACGTGAGGACATATAGTGAATTGGTTTCAGACGGTTTCCTTGAACGTGTGGTTATTTGTGATATCAACGAAAAACGTGCAAAAGAGCTCAGTCAGGCTTTTAATATAGACTACCTAACTGACCATCAGGCGTTAATCGATGATTCTGATATTGATGCTGTAAGCATTGTTACTCCATCACCCACCCACTACCAACTAGCTAAAGAATTCATGAATGCAGGTAAAGACGTGCTTGTTGAGAAACCAATGACCATGGATATTGACGAAGCTAAAGAACTGGTAAGGATATCTGAGGAGACAGGGCAAATATTGATGGTAGGGCACATATTCAGGCACCATCCTGCAGTAAAAGAGCTAAAGCACAGGATCAATATAGGTGAGCTTGGTAGTATTCGCCTGATATCCAGTAACAGGCTCTCTTTCGGCGCTCCAAGAAAGGATATGGGAGTCGTATATGCACTTGGAATACATGAAGTAGATATGTTCTGCTACCTCATGGATAAAGATTATCCTGAAAGCATCTTGGCGGATACCAGATGTACTCTTCAGCAGGATATTGAAGAGACAGCAATGATATCAATGGATTTCGGAGCTGCAACAGCCTATGCTTTTGAAAGCTGGTTGATGCCTGCTTCCGGGAAACAAAGGGACCTTATAGTTGTAGGCTCTGAAAAAGTTGCAAAGATTGATTATCTCAAGCCTCAGGAACTACAGATGTTTGATATACGTATTGCTGAAAAGGATTTTGATGGTAAGACGAATTTCAGTGTGGAGAATGAAGGTTCATATACGATACCCATACCATATGCTGAACCCCTGAGAGAGGAGCTGAAAAATTTCATTGACTGTATAAGGTCACGTGACAACCCGCTTTCTAATGGACTCATAGGAATGAGGGCAGTGGAAATGGCAGAAAGTGCTTTGGAATCTGCTAAAAAAGGTTGTAAAATTCCATTATCTAATTAA
- a CDS encoding glycosyltransferase family 39 protein — protein MTKKNKNPSKSGSYFNYRGIDLFIPLIFILAMINPIRAVLSQYYLLSYQDDIMWVYWVSENIGHPLSLLTHGPGSGYRVTVNLLFSLGYLLWGANASGFYLLNGLLFAGSMAFLYLLTKSLADRLSALIAVLLYLFLDSSFILVWKFNFLTFTSELFFITSSLYFLIQYFKYGVQKNLYFGIILSIFAFFSKEPSIVIIPTVNLIYLYHNWNVSPLSNKTKKLLILINIIPLFALALVMLNVQNAFAPSNSGSLLELIKERLLFYIPQELSWQISNLYLIILSCLGPFYFYAFNREEYYGKPTDLIKKIFFIVAFVILFFLFQIIDINSMSSVIIFLLLLLFAFIMGNMNHRVGIAWFIMALVPLLATSLKVQPTYLAEPNLGFVIFIGVSVASYIKYILSSISSDKHRSSRRDKNKYGPFLTKIILLIIVFTLVVQVLAVPSRLSNTTSYQNTVSDRQTSFKESIDYIVNEVPDGATLYYIPDEKRKAIGGGQINALNLYQLLSLEGRSDLNIESLDIYDPNSESPDNERFVVLPSSLDIYILQTQYPDLLEVIKNSETKIITNGDATAAIVKL, from the coding sequence TTGACAAAAAAAAATAAAAATCCTTCTAAAAGCGGCAGCTATTTTAATTATAGGGGCATTGACCTATTTATACCACTCATATTTATTCTTGCTATGATAAACCCCATCCGTGCGGTTTTGTCTCAGTATTATCTTCTTTCTTATCAGGATGATATTATGTGGGTATATTGGGTTTCTGAAAATATAGGTCACCCTCTTTCCCTGTTGACGCATGGGCCTGGAAGTGGTTATCGTGTCACAGTTAATTTATTATTTTCCTTAGGGTACCTATTGTGGGGTGCAAATGCATCTGGATTTTATCTACTTAATGGTTTGCTTTTTGCAGGTTCAATGGCGTTTTTATATCTATTAACTAAATCTTTAGCGGACAGGTTATCTGCACTAATTGCTGTTTTGCTTTATTTGTTTTTAGATTCCAGCTTTATTCTTGTATGGAAATTTAATTTTTTAACATTTACATCAGAACTTTTTTTTATCACATCATCTCTTTATTTTTTAATTCAATATTTTAAATATGGGGTCCAAAAAAACTTATATTTTGGGATTATTTTATCTATATTTGCTTTTTTCTCAAAAGAGCCGAGTATTGTCATAATTCCCACAGTCAATTTAATATATCTGTATCATAACTGGAACGTTTCACCTTTGAGTAATAAAACCAAAAAACTTTTGATTTTGATTAATATCATCCCATTGTTTGCTCTTGCATTAGTCATGTTAAATGTACAAAATGCATTTGCTCCTTCAAATTCAGGTAGTCTATTAGAACTCATAAAAGAACGTTTATTATTTTATATCCCACAAGAGCTATCCTGGCAAATTAGCAATCTTTACCTTATAATATTGTCCTGTCTGGGTCCATTTTATTTTTATGCTTTTAATAGGGAAGAGTACTACGGAAAGCCCACAGACTTGATAAAAAAAATATTCTTCATAGTGGCTTTCGTCATTTTATTCTTTTTATTTCAAATTATTGATATTAATTCAATGTCAAGTGTGATTATATTTTTGCTTCTTCTATTGTTTGCTTTCATTATGGGTAACATGAATCACCGAGTAGGTATTGCTTGGTTTATTATGGCATTAGTGCCACTTTTGGCTACATCTCTCAAGGTTCAACCCACCTATCTTGCAGAGCCAAATCTTGGGTTTGTAATATTTATTGGTGTATCGGTTGCAAGTTATATCAAGTACATTTTATCCAGCATTTCATCTGATAAACACCGTAGTTCTCGTAGAGATAAAAACAAATATGGCCCATTTTTAACTAAAATTATTCTTTTAATTATTGTTTTTACTTTGGTAGTTCAGGTATTAGCTGTTCCTTCCAGACTAAGCAATACAACTTCATATCAAAATACTGTTTCAGACCGCCAAACCTCTTTCAAAGAGTCAATAGATTACATTGTAAATGAAGTTCCTGACGGTGCTACGTTGTATTATATTCCTGATGAAAAACGCAAGGCAATTGGCGGTGGGCAGATAAATGCATTGAATTTGTATCAGCTGCTATCTTTAGAAGGTCGATCTGACTTAAATATAGAATCATTAGATATTTATGATCCAAATTCAGAATCACCTGACAATGAGAGATTTGTAGTTTTGCCTAGTTCCCTTGACATTTATATATTACAAACTCAGTATCCTGATTTATTAGAGGTTATTAAAAATTCAGAGACAAAAATAATCACTAATGGTGATGCAACTGCAGCTATAGTTAAACTCTAA
- a CDS encoding DUF362 domain-containing protein, translating into MSEVAVQKTTPNTVLEDYSNLMRSIDYQQYLPKDKKTIIKLNLSWSLYFPACSTEPWQLEAVLKTMREDGYEDIVAMENKTVVTKPMKGAKQNKWLPILEKYDVEFVPLTDVKWVDYKPESEMLAMYKVFPDGFKIPEPFIGANVLHLPTQKTHGHTTMTGALKNAFGGLLRERRHHSHKYIHEVLVDLLTIQKEIHTGIFAVMDGTVCGDGAGPRTMIPEIKNYILASGDQVAIDAISSKMMGFDPLSIDQIQLADGKGLGTGDVSKIEVVGEDISDVNYHFSTGESLVIQGDKLFRKGPLSFVEPLLFHTPLFKLPIMASAGYHDYFWYPLVGKKRVKEFMNTEWGQLFQKYE; encoded by the coding sequence ATGTCAGAAGTCGCAGTCCAGAAAACAACACCAAATACTGTACTAGAAGATTACAGTAATTTGATGCGCAGCATTGATTATCAGCAGTATCTTCCAAAAGACAAAAAGACTATAATCAAACTCAATTTATCTTGGTCACTTTACTTTCCTGCATGTTCAACCGAACCATGGCAATTGGAAGCGGTTCTCAAAACAATGAGAGAGGATGGTTACGAAGATATTGTTGCTATGGAGAATAAGACGGTTGTAACCAAACCAATGAAGGGGGCAAAACAGAACAAATGGCTTCCGATTCTCGAAAAGTATGATGTTGAGTTTGTTCCTTTGACTGACGTAAAATGGGTTGACTATAAACCTGAATCTGAAATGCTTGCAATGTATAAGGTTTTTCCCGATGGATTCAAAATACCTGAACCATTCATAGGGGCCAATGTTCTTCATTTACCCACTCAGAAAACACATGGTCATACTACCATGACTGGTGCACTGAAGAATGCTTTTGGAGGTCTCCTGCGAGAAAGGAGGCATCACTCTCACAAATATATTCATGAAGTGCTCGTAGATCTGCTAACCATACAAAAAGAGATCCACACAGGTATATTTGCAGTGATGGACGGAACTGTCTGTGGAGACGGGGCAGGTCCGAGGACAATGATACCTGAAATCAAAAATTATATTCTTGCAAGTGGTGATCAGGTTGCAATTGATGCTATTAGCTCAAAGATGATGGGTTTTGATCCCCTGTCCATTGATCAGATACAGCTTGCAGATGGAAAAGGCTTGGGTACAGGTGATGTCAGCAAGATAGAGGTTGTAGGTGAAGATATCAGTGATGTTAATTACCATTTCAGCACCGGTGAAAGTCTTGTTATCCAGGGAGACAAATTGTTCAGAAAAGGTCCCCTCAGCTTTGTTGAACCTTTGCTGTTTCATACTCCTCTTTTCAAGCTACCTATTATGGCTTCTGCGGGTTATCACGACTATTTCTGGTATCCTCTTGTTGGGAAAAAACGCGTAAAAGAATTCATGAACACGGAATGGGGACAGCTGTTCCAGAAATATGAATAA
- a CDS encoding glycosyltransferase family 39 protein: MSSTTHLDTNKGEIKVSVSKTEKFVSQISGSFNSKVELQLILAITFLAAFLRIYQLGTESLWLDEVTTSLISSNTISGIIETTSSDVHPPLYYIFVHFFLIAGNSEFFLRFPSMLLGILSVPVLYLLTTRLFSPKEGLISSFLLAISLMHIYYSQEARMYSMLMFLSLCSIYFFCIAVEDNKKIYWVLFTFFTVLNIYTHYFGFFIFPIEILFYLLTELSFSKQSQSKNPVGLKNAEQFRLFAINTLVIILLIIPRIQVFLEQASSRVGGEVTWGIGPSYLIPILFSRFTNFSSSPSIIFLIIFIVGIVATLLSNKRQALLLGIWFNLPILVSFYLASVMPFQPRYLIFVLPAFLILVARGIAAIPPLFISQTSHSGKKNKELKNDSNKKQALFAALIALSLLLTSAGSLADYYSTTQKNDWREVSRVIESNTQQGDAIVALPGYISKPLEHYYNNSSDGTFVESAGYTSEELDSIVEQTAPNRIFFVLTGDINAANPEGTALSWLQSNANVVSVVGGVCILTPNSQLPT, from the coding sequence ATGTCATCTACGACTCATCTGGATACTAATAAGGGTGAAATCAAGGTGTCTGTTTCTAAAACAGAAAAGTTTGTATCTCAGATTTCAGGTTCCTTTAATTCAAAAGTTGAACTACAACTCATTTTAGCTATTACATTCCTGGCTGCTTTTTTAAGAATTTATCAGCTTGGTACTGAATCCTTATGGCTTGATGAAGTAACTACTTCTCTAATCTCCTCAAACACTATTTCCGGTATTATTGAAACAACATCAAGTGATGTACATCCCCCGCTATACTATATTTTCGTCCATTTTTTCCTCATTGCAGGGAACTCTGAGTTTTTTTTGAGATTTCCTTCCATGTTGCTGGGAATTTTGAGCGTTCCCGTTTTGTATTTGTTAACCACTAGGCTCTTCAGTCCAAAAGAGGGTCTAATCAGCTCATTCCTGCTTGCAATTTCACTGATGCATATTTATTATTCTCAGGAAGCAAGGATGTACTCAATGCTTATGTTTTTATCATTGTGCTCAATTTATTTTTTCTGTATTGCAGTTGAGGATAACAAAAAGATATACTGGGTATTGTTTACATTTTTTACCGTATTGAATATTTATACTCACTATTTCGGCTTCTTTATATTTCCAATAGAGATTCTATTTTACCTGCTTACTGAACTGTCTTTTTCCAAACAGTCTCAAAGCAAAAATCCAGTAGGGCTGAAGAATGCAGAACAATTCAGACTTTTTGCAATAAATACTCTGGTTATTATTTTACTGATAATTCCTAGGATACAGGTTTTCCTCGAACAAGCATCATCTAGGGTTGGAGGTGAAGTTACATGGGGCATTGGACCTTCTTATTTAATTCCAATATTATTTTCACGCTTCACAAATTTTTCATCATCTCCTTCTATTATTTTCTTAATAATTTTTATTGTAGGTATTGTTGCCACTTTATTAAGTAATAAAAGACAAGCTCTGTTATTGGGCATATGGTTTAATTTACCTATTCTTGTGAGTTTTTACCTTGCTTCAGTTATGCCCTTCCAGCCAAGATACCTGATTTTTGTTTTGCCTGCATTTTTAATACTGGTTGCCCGTGGGATTGCTGCAATCCCTCCGTTGTTCATTTCACAAACTTCGCATTCTGGTAAAAAAAACAAGGAATTGAAAAATGATTCTAACAAAAAACAGGCATTGTTTGCTGCTTTAATTGCTCTTTCCTTACTGCTGACTTCAGCTGGCTCTTTAGCTGATTATTATTCAACAACACAGAAAAATGATTGGAGGGAAGTGTCAAGAGTAATTGAGTCCAATACACAGCAGGGGGATGCAATTGTTGCTCTTCCAGGTTATATATCAAAACCGTTGGAACATTATTATAATAATTCAAGCGATGGTACTTTCGTAGAATCTGCAGGTTATACCAGTGAGGAATTGGATTCAATTGTTGAACAAACTGCTCCGAACAGAATATTTTTTGTATTGACTGGCGATATAAATGCTGCAAATCCAGAGGGAACAGCATTGTCTTGGTTACAGTCCAATGCAAATGTTGTATCTGTGGTTGGAGGCGTTTGTATACTGACGCCAAATTCCCAACTTCCTACATAA
- a CDS encoding decaprenyl-phosphate phosphoribosyltransferase, producing the protein MISALFRTMRPKQWYKNFVVFVAIVFSGNLGSYEAWFASVVAFFVFCLISSSVYVINDIVDVEKDRRHPVKRNRPIASGELKRSHAFILSIILLLLSLGIALNLTPLLSIISGAYFALFLLYSLVLKHVVIIDVLTISIGFVMRAAAGAVAIGVVFSPWLVMCTFLVAMFLGLGKRRHEICLLGDTANAHRKILDEYSVMMLEQMITIITASLVVSYSLYTFFSGRYYMMLTIPLAVYGLFRYLFLVHSSGFGGEPELLFKDKGMISCMLIWVVMVLFILHFTPVYSI; encoded by the coding sequence ATGATATCAGCTTTATTCAGGACTATGCGTCCTAAACAATGGTACAAAAACTTTGTTGTTTTTGTTGCGATTGTTTTTTCAGGAAATCTTGGCAGCTATGAGGCCTGGTTTGCTTCTGTAGTTGCATTTTTTGTATTCTGTCTCATCTCAAGCAGTGTTTATGTAATAAACGATATAGTAGACGTCGAAAAAGACAGGCGGCACCCTGTCAAAAGAAATCGTCCGATTGCTTCAGGAGAATTGAAGAGAAGTCACGCCTTCATTCTTTCAATCATTTTACTTTTGCTTTCATTGGGTATAGCATTAAACCTTACTCCACTATTGAGCATAATTTCCGGAGCATACTTTGCATTATTTTTGCTTTATTCCCTTGTACTGAAACATGTAGTAATAATCGATGTACTGACTATATCAATAGGGTTTGTGATGAGGGCTGCAGCCGGGGCAGTTGCTATAGGTGTGGTATTCTCTCCATGGCTTGTGATGTGCACTTTCTTGGTGGCAATGTTTCTGGGACTTGGTAAGAGGAGGCATGAAATCTGTTTGCTGGGAGATACAGCTAATGCCCATCGTAAGATACTGGATGAATATTCGGTAATGATGCTGGAGCAAATGATAACTATAATAACTGCATCGCTGGTTGTATCGTATTCCCTGTACACTTTCTTCTCCGGTAGGTATTATATGATGCTTACGATTCCACTTGCTGTTTATGGTCTTTTCAGGTATCTCTTTTTAGTTCATTCTTCTGGTTTTGGAGGAGAACCTGAGTTATTATTCAAGGATAAAGGAATGATAAGTTGCATGTTAATCTGGGTGGTAATGGTACTCTTCATTCTCCATTTCACTCCTGTTTACTCTATATGA